In the genome of Quercus robur chromosome 3, dhQueRobu3.1, whole genome shotgun sequence, one region contains:
- the LOC126719416 gene encoding uncharacterized protein LOC126719416, translated as MMWAVIKRTPQFIASDLYVTVEVVGFHGSAISQHASGVEEPHSLSVDVHTPFAYATAFPYNTQPCSAVDHLDNTEVVGATNTHDVGGSTHTYEHVQADMDGGIDIDASRDVYEEFIDTDGPVDDAEVLDVPLIKNNEEDFLTTVPIPEWFTSNTWDNINDPSLALGTGHLTSWHKDDHPARGMLFKNKASVQYVLTLYSVEHNKQYKVIKSDTNRLVVRCKNETCLWSIRANCSKKHGMWVISTCKGPHSCSSLQLPTDGRMMDSKFISIALEKYVREDLTRKVRDLRSMLHARHGHDVTMYKVWEAKQKAVARIYGDFDESYAELPRFLAALSDADLDTVTTLKCDPNVPGTCIFNSAFWAFGSCIRGFRHCRPVISIDATHLYGKYKGKLLIAMATDGNNEVYPLAFAVVESESTETWGWFLACLLTYVTDRTNLCIISDRHRGIQSCFDDTTRGYLQPPLTHHRYCLRHLVSNVNTNFNSVPLKNLVWNAATANQVRKFENTMDCIKNVNPAAYDYLKEVNQEKWTLVHDHGHRYGAMTTNLSECFNGVLKGARSLPITAMVKFTFYKVNSYFDERRNKTLEKLEEGQVWCKYAYEKFKENQEKAKLHIVRRMSAQQRLYTVETQSSLLNTGGGDHTHRVSLIDMTCTCGKWEANKIPCSHLIAVCAKHNHDATEYMDHFYRLEERYHSYEPIFQPLKDRLEWPEPAERRTVMPNQRLIREKGRLKSTRIRNEMDDEDRELPTSLWIENGPKLKCGLCRQEGHNRRTCPTRNVASTSHGAM; from the coding sequence ATGATGTGGGCAGTGATTAAGCGGACCCCCCAGTTCATAGCGTCCGACTTGTATGTAACTGTTGAGGTTGTTGGGTTCCATGGTAGTGCAATTTCACAGCATGCCAGTGGGGTGGAAGAGCCACACTCATTGTCGGTTGACGTGCATACTCCCTTTGCCTATGCCACGGCTTTCCCCTACAATACTCAACCATGTAGTGCGGTTGATCATTTGGACAACACCGAAGTGGTGGGCGCCACCAATACACATGATGTGGGAGGGTCTACTCACACATATGAGCATGTCCAAGCTGATATGGACGGGGGAATTGATATTGATGCCAGCCGAGATGTGTATGAAGAGTTCATTGATACTGATGGACCAGTGGACGACGCGGAGGTCTTAGATGTACCACTGATCAAAAATAACGAGGAGGATTTCCTTACAACAGTTCCTATCCCAGAATGGTTCACATCAAACACATGGGACAATATTAATGACCCATCACTTGCATTGGGTACAGGACATCTTACAAGTTGGCATAAAGATGACCACCCAGCAAGGGGGATGCTATTCAAGAATAAAGCCTCTGTTCAATATGTGTTGACCCTCTACTCTGTGGAGCATAATAAGCAATACAAGGTCATCAAGTCTGACACCAATAGGCTGGTAGTGCGGTGTAAGAATGAGACATGTCTGTGGTCAATTCGGGCCAATTGCAGCAAGAAGCACGGGATGTGGGTTATCAGTACATGTAAGGGTCCCCATAGTTGCTCATCCCTCCAGCTACCAACTGATGGGCGGATGATGGATTCAAAGTTCATCTCCATTGCACTTGAGAAGTATGTACGGGAAGACCTAACCCGAAAGGTAAGGGACTTGCGTAGTATGTTGCATGCAAGGCATGGGCATGATGTAACTATGTACAAGGTTTGGGAAGCCAAACAGAAGGCAGTTGCACGTATTTACGGGGATTTTGACGAGTCGTACGCAGAATTGCCACGATTTCTAGCTGCATTGTCTGATGCAGATCTGGATACTGTGACCACATTAAAGTGTGACCCCAATGTCCCGGGGACTTGTATATTCAACTCCGCGTTTTGGGCTTTCGGTTCGTGTATTAGAGGGTTTAGGCATTGCAGGCCGGTGATAAGCATAGATGCAACGCACCTTTATGGCAAGTACAAAGGAAAGCTGTTGATAGCAATGGCAACAGATGGTAACAACGAGGTTTATCCACTCGCATTTGCCGTTGTCGAAAGCGAGAGCACGGAGACATGGGGATGGTTCTTGGCATGCCTGTTGACCTATGTTACAGACCGCACCAATTTGTGTATAATATCCGACAGGCATCGTGGGATACAATCATGCTTCGATGACACCACTAGGGGCTACTTGCAACCGCCCTTAACCCATCACCGGTATTGCCTCCGCCATTTAGTAAGCAATGTTAACACTAACTTCAATAGTGTGCCGTTGAAGAACTTGGTATGGAACGCAGCAACTGCGAATCAAGTTAGGAAGTTTGAGAACACCATGGATTGCATCAAGAATGTCAACCCGGCTGCGTACGACTATCTTAAGGAGGTAAATCAAGAAAAGTGGACACTTGTACATGACCATGGGCACCGAtatggggcaatgacaaccaacctGTCAGAGTGCTTCAATGGGGTACTTAAGGGCGCACGTAGCTTGCCCATAACTGCAATGGTGAAGTTTACATTTTACAAGGTGAACTCATACTTTGACGAACGTCGAAACAAAACCCTAGAGAAGTTGGAAGAGGGGCAAGTGTGGTGCAAATATGCCTATGAAAAGTTCAAGGAAAATCAAGAGAAGGCGAAGCTCCATATTGTTAGAAGGATGAGTGCGCAACAACGGTTATATACAGTGGAGACACAGTCTTCACTGTTGAACACTGGCGGGGGAGATCACACCCATAGGGTTTCCCTCATAGACATGACATGCACGTGCGGCAAATGGGAAGCAAACAAGATCCCTTGTTCCCACTTGATAGCAGTTTGTGCCAAACACAACCATGATGCCACTGAGTATATGGATCATTTCTATCGCCTTGAAGAACGGTATCACAGCTATGAGCCTATATTCCAACCACTAAAAGATAGGTTAGAATGGCCAGAGCCAGCAGAAAGGAGAACCGTGATGCCAAATCAGCGGTTGATCCGTGAAAAAGGTCGGCTCAAGTCCACGAGAATCCGCAATGAGATGGATGACGAGGATAGGGAGTTGCCAACCTCATTGTGGATTGAGAATGGACCAAAGTTGAAGTGTGGGTTGTGTCGCCAAGAGGGTCATAACCGTCGTACATGTCCAACTCGAAATGTGGCTTCAACAAGCCATGGTGCTATGTAG